From Anticarsia gemmatalis isolate Benzon Research Colony breed Stoneville strain chromosome 3, ilAntGemm2 primary, whole genome shotgun sequence, one genomic window encodes:
- the LOC142987155 gene encoding sodium/potassium-transporting ATPase subunit beta-2-like, with the protein MTVKKRVSDLTSLERFNMYYREKEAPLTGMQKFKRFVWNPKTKQFFGRTGASWSKIALFYFIFYAALAILVAICMWTFLQLLDARQPKWQLEASIIGTNPGLGFRPMPPEVASSVIWYKGNDPGSYQFWVKELSKFLTVYKRDGKKAGASQNIHNCDFKLPAPAGKVCDVDISAWSPCIEENHFAYQKSTPCIFLKLNKIFGWKPHFYNSSDSLPSEMPEDLKEHIRNITAYDKNYLNMVWVSCQGENPADRENIGPVQYMPNRGFPGYYFPFTNQEGYLSPLVAVHLQRPKTGMLINIECRAWARNIKYDRHEAMGAVHIEIMIE; encoded by the exons ATGACGGTGAAGAAGCGTGTGTCAGACCTGACGAGCCTGGAGCGGTTCAACATGTACTACCGCGAGAAGGAGGCGCCTCTCACCGGCATGCAGAAGTTCAAGCGCTTCGTCTGGAACCCCAAGACCAAGCAGTTCTTCGGAAGAACTGGAGCCAGCTGGT CCAAAATCGCCCTCTTCTACTTCATATTCTACGCAGCGTTGGCAATCCTCGTCGCTATCTGCATGTGGACCTTTCTTCAACTCCTGGACGCGAGGCAGCCCAAGTGGCAGCTGGAAGCCAGCATCATCGGCACCAACCCTGGCCTCGGGTTCAGACCCATGCCGCCAGAGGTCGCTAGCAGCGTCATCTGGTACAAGGGCAATGACCCCGGCAGTTATCAGTTCTGGGTTAAGGAATTGTCTAAGTTTTTAACAG TGTACAAACGCGACGGCAAAAAAGCAGGTGCAAGTCAGAACATCCACAACTGTGACTTCAAGCTCCCAGCTCCAGCCGGGAAGGTCTGTGACGTGGACATCAGTGCCTGGAGTCCATGCATCGAGGAGAACCACTTTGCCTACCAGAAGTCCACTCCTTGCATCTTCCTCAAGCTCAACAAGATCTTCGGATGGAAACCTCACTTTTACAACAGCTCTGACAGTCTACCTTCAGAAATGCCTGAAGATTTGAAGGAGCATATCAGGAATATTACTGCTTATGATAAGAATTAT CTGAACATGGTGTGGGTATCCTGCCAGGGCGAGAACCCAGCTGACCGGGAGAACATCGGACCCGTACAGTACATGCCAAACAGAGGCTTCCCTGGCTATTACTTCCCCTTCACCAACCAGGAGGGGTACCTCAGTCCACTAGTGGCTGTGCACTTGCAAAGGCCTAAGA CGGGCATGCTGATCAACATAGAGTGTCGTGCGTGGGCGAGGAACATTAAGTACGACAGACACGAGGCCATGGGCGCCGTGCACATCGAGATCATGATCGAGTAG